The region GCACAATCTTACGCAAACGAAAGCCAAACACATTGATATACAGACCGGCCATAATCAACAACGCGCCGATAAGCTGTAACCCACTCAGTGTTTCATCAAGCAACACGGCCGCACTCGCCACCCCTACCACCGGAACCAACAATGATAACGGTGCGACGCGCCAGGTCTCATAGCGCCCCAGCAGAGAGCCCCAAATGCCGTAACCCACAATCGTTGCCACAAATGCCAGATAGAACAGCGACAAGATGGTCGTCATATCGATGGTGACAAGGCTCTGCCCGATTCGCGTTGGACCATCCAGAATCAACGACGCCAGAAAGAACGGGATAATGGGGATTAATGCGCTCCACACGACCAGCGACATCACCGCCGGGCGTGACGTGTGTTGCATGATTTTCTTGTTGAAGATATTACCGCAGGCCCAGCTTAACGCAGCCGCCAGCGTCAGCATAAAACCGAGCATTCCCACATGCTGTCCGTTCAAACTGGCTTCAATCAGCACCAGAACGCCAAATACCGCCAGCGCGATCCCGACCAGTTGCTTACCCTGCAGACGTTCCCCGAAAGCAAATGCGCCCAACACGATAGTGAAAAACGCCTGCGCCTGTAATACCAGCGACGCCAGCCCGGCAGGCATCCCAACGTTGATGGCGCTGAACAAAAACGCAAACTGACCAAAGCTAATCGTCAGACCATAACCGAGCAGCAATGAGAGAGGAATTTTCGGGCGGGCAACAAAGAAAATCGCCGGAAACGCCACCAGCAGAAAGCGTAACCCCGCTAACATCAACGGCGGCATATTGTGCAAGCCGACTTTGATCACGACGAAATTCAATCCCCATACCACGACGACCAGTAACGCCAACAACCCGTCTTTACGCGACATTCTCCCGCCCCTGCAATTATTAAATTTTTGTAAACAAGTTAAGGTAACGGAAATCGTTGTACCGTAACAGATCATTATTTCAGGTAGGTCTGACAGGGCATTTTCCGACAACTGATTGAGTGTACATCACACTTTTGCCATGCTATTTCTGTTTGATATCTAAAAAAATCATAACAACATCGCACTGTCGGGCAGGAAAATGAATACCACCTTGAGAAGGTCTACCCTCGCTTTACTCGCCTCATCTTTGTTATTAACCATTGGACGCGGCGCCACCCTGCCGTTTATGACCATCTATCTCAATCGTCAGTATGGTCTGAGCGTCGATCTGATCGGTTATGCCATGACAGTCGCACTGACCATTGGTGTCGTCTTCAGCCTTGGGTTTGGTATTCTGGCCGACAAGTTTGATAAAAAACGTTACATGCTGCTGGCCATCTGCGGATTTGCATCCGGTTTTATTGCCATACCACTGGTGCATAACGTGATGGTGGTGGTGTTGCTTTTCGCGCTGATCAACTGCGCCTACTCGGTCTTTGCGACGGTACTGAAAGCCTGGTTTGCTGATAATCTCTCCGCCACCAATAAAACGAAAATCTTCTCGCTTAACTACACGGTACTGAACATTGGCTGGACCGTCGGGCCACCGCTTGGCACGCTGCTGGTGATGCAAAGCATCAACCTGCCATTCTGGCTGGCAGCTGTTTGCTCGGCTTTTCCGTTGGTCTTTATCCAGACCTGGGTTAGACGTTCTGTGGTTCCGGCAGAAGGTCTGAACGCCACGGTGTGGTCGCCCTCGATTCTGTTACGGGATAAGGCATTGTGCTGGTTTACGCTGTCGGCTTTTCTTGCCTCGTTTGTCGGCGGCGCATTTGCCTCCTGCATTTCACAGTACGTCATGGTGGTTGCCGACAGTCGTTTTGCCGAGCAAGTGGTTGCTGTTGTCCTGCCCGTTAACGCGGCGATGGTCGTTACGCTGCAGTATGTGATTGGACGCCGACTCACAACCGCCAATATTCGTCCTCTGATGGCAGGCGGGACACTCTTTTTTGTTCTCGGGCTGGTCGGATTTATCTTCTCTGGCAACAGTTTATTACTGTGGGGTATTTCGGCGGCTTTCTTCACGGTGGGCGAAATCATTTACGCGCCGGGCGAATATATGCTCATCGATAACATTGCACCGGCAGGAATGAAAGCGAGCTATTTCTCCGCACAATCACTGGGTTGGCTGGGTGCGGCGGTCAATCCACTGGCCAGCGGTATTATTTTGACGACACTGCCTTCCTGGTCGCTGTTTGTGGTGCTTATTGTCGCCATCATCCTCGCCTGGGCAATGATGCTAAAAGGTATGCGCGTCAAACCCTGGGATCAGCCTGCCGTCTGCTGATTCCCTTCTGCTACAGAGCCAACACGGCTCTGTAGCAATACTCAGATAGCCACCAGCCCGCGCACGCCCTCCGCTTGCATGTTTTCCCCTAACCCACGTTGAATAATGCTTCCCCGCGACATCAGTAAGTACCGGTCGGCAAGTTGTTCGGCAAAATCATAAAATTGCTCCACCAGCAAAATCGCCATGTCGCCGCGCTGCGCCAGTTGCGAGATAACCACGCCAATCTCTTTAATGACTGAAGGCTGGATCCCCTCGGTAGGTTCATCAAGGATCAACAACTGTGGACGACTCGCCAGCGCCCGCCCAATTGCGAGTTGTTGCTGTTGCCCGCCGGACAAATCGCCGCCCCGCCGGTACTTCATCTCTTTTAACACCGGAAATAGCGTATAGATCTCCTCGGGTACACTCGACGCCTGATGCGCAGGAAAGCGAGACAACCCGAGCAACAGGTTTTCTTCTACTGTCAGACGCGGAAAGATCTCACGCCCCTGCGGCACATAGGCAACGCCCGCCTGTACGCGCTGATGTGGCTTGCGTTGCGTGATATTCTTGCCCTGCCAGATAACACTTCCGGTGCGGGTTGGAATCAGTCCCATCAGGCACTTCAGCAGTGTCGTTTTACCGACACCATTACGCCCGAGCAGGCATGTCACCTCGCCGATACGCGCTTCAAAACTCACACCGCGCAGAATATGGCTTCCACCATAGTATTGATTCAGATCGTTCACCGATAACATCGCCGCTCCTTAACGCCCCAGATAGACATCGATAACCAGCTCATTGGCCTGCACGTCTCGCAGACTGCCCTCGGCCAGAACGCGTCCCTGGTGTAACACGGTGACGTGGTCCGCGATGGTCTCCACAAATCCCATATCGTGTTCAACCACCATCAGAGAGTGTTTCCCGGTCAGGGTCAGAAACAGTTCCGCGGTGTATTCGGTTTCCGCATCCGTCATCCCCGCCGCAGGCTCATCCAGCAGTAACAAATGCGGCTCCTGGACCAACAGCATGCCGATCTCAAGAAACTGTTTTTGTCCGTGGGAAAGCAATCCGGCACACCGATGGCGTTCGCTCCCCAGCCGTAACAGCATCAACATCTCATCGATACGATCCCGCTGCTCGCCCGTAAGACGTGACCGTAATGTCCCCCACACGGACTTATCGTTTTTCATGGCGAGCTCAAGGTTTTCGAACACCGTAAGCGCTTCAAATACGGTGGGTTTCTGGAATTTGCGTCCAATCCCCTGGCGGGCAATTGCGATGGAGTCGAGTGACGTTAAATCGGTACGCTGATCATAAATCGCCCGTCCGCTCTGCGGCTTCGTTTTACCCGTAATGACATCCATTAATGTCGTTTTTCCGGCGCCATTTGGCCCAATAATGCAACGCAATTCCCCGACACCAATATTGAGCGTCAAATCGGTTAACGCCTGGAAACCGTCAAAACTAACGTTAATGTTTTCCAGTTGTAATACCGGGTCAGTTTGGTGACGAAAGCGGTCGCCGGGCATCTGGCGGGTGAACAGCCCTTCATCTGGCAGCATTACTTCTCTCCCTTACGAAACAACCCCATTACGCCACGGGGTAAAAACAGCGTGACGCCAATAAATATCAGGCCAAGAAACAGCTGCCAGTACTCCGGCATAATGACGGTGAACCAACTTTTAGCACCGTTAACCAGTAGCGCGCCAAATACCGGTCCGATTAGCGTGCCGCGCCCACCCAGCGCGACCCAAATCGCCGCTTCAATCGAGTTGGTCGGTGACATTTCACTGGGATTAATAATGCCCACCTGCGGAACATACAACGCGCCTGCCAGCCCACACAGCACAGCGGACAACGTCCACACCAGCAGTTTGAAACCTTTCGGGTCATAACCACAAAACGCCAGCCGGTTTTCAGCGTCACGCACAGCAGTCAAAATGCGACCAAATTTACTGCGAGCCAGCGCAAATCCCAGCCACAGCGCCACAACAAGAAGCATGACTGTCGCCAAAAACAGCCCAATGCGTGTCGATGTTGCACTCACGGGAAACCCGAGAAGGGTCGTAAATCCGGTAAAACCGTTGTTACCACCAAAACCCGTTTCATTGCGGAAAAACAGCAGCATCGCGGCGAAGGTCAGTGCCTGCGTCATGATGGAAAAGTAGACCCCTTTGATTTTTGAGCGAAAGGCAAAATAACCAAAGGCCAGCGCCAGCAGCCCAGGAACGAGGACCACCAGCAACATCGCCCAGAGAAAATGTTGCGTTCCCCACCAGAACCACGGCAGCTCGCTCCAGGAGAGAAAAGACATAAAAGCAGGCAACCCGTCGCCTGCCGCCTGACGCATCAGGTACATCCCCATCGCATAACCGCCCAGCGCGAAGAAAATGCCATGTCCCAGCGAAAGCATGCCGGCGTATCCCCACACCAGATCCAGCGCAACCGCGACAATGGCATAGCAGAGAATTTTGCCGATCAACGTCAGCATCCAGACGGAGACAGCCAGCGGATGGTCTGCCGGTAACAGCGCGAGAAATGGCAGAATTATCAGCGCCAGCAATAAACTGAGCCCCAGCCACCGCGTCACATGCGGCGCTTTACGCGCCAGCGTTAATGTCATTGGCATCGTCATCAGTCAATAACCCTCCCTTTCAGCGCGAACACACCCTGGGGGCGTTTCTGAATAAACAGAATGATTAACACCAGGATCAGGATTTTGCCGAGCACAGCCCCCACCTGGGGTTCAAGGATTTTATTGAAGATCCCAAGACCGAACGCAGCCACCACGCTGCCTGCCAGTTGCCCCACGCCACCCAGCACCACGACCAGAAACGAATCAATAATGTAGCTTTGCCCCAGCTCTGGCCCCACATTGCCCAATTGCGACAACGCCACACCACCAAGACCGGCAATTCCCGAGCCCAGGCCGAACGCCAGCATATCCACCCGTCCGGTGGGAACACCACAACAGGCCGCCATACTGCGGTTTTGTGTCACTGCGCGAACATGCATCCCCAGACGCGTTTTATTCAGCAACAGCCAGGTGAAGAACAACACCAGAATGGCAAAACCAAGTACCACCAGTCGGTTCCACGGCAGGATCAGGTTGGCATAGACCTGAATACCACCGGATAGCCACGCAGGATTTGCTACCTCCAGGTTTTGCGCCCCAAAGGCCATGCGGACCAGTTGGATCAGCATCAGACTGATCCCCCATGTCGCCAGCAGGGTTTCAAGGGGACGCCCGTACAAGTGACGGATGACACCGCGCTCAAGGAGCATTCCTGTGGCTGCGGTAAACATAAACGCGACCGGCAGGGCAACAACCGGATAAAAGGCCAGCCACTGCGGTAAAAACTGACTCATCAGCTGTTGCACCATCCAGGTACAGTAGGCGCCAAGCATCAACATTTCGCCGTGCGCCATATTGATGACGCCAAGTAACCCGTAGGTAATGGCCAGCCCCAACGCCGCCAGCAGCAAAATTGAGCCCAGTGACAGCCCCATAAACGCCTGTCCCAGAAGATCACCGACCTTCATGCGCTGCGCGATGGTATTCAGACTTTCGCTTGCGGCGGCACGTACACGACTATCCGGCTCATGTTCGGTCTGGGTAAAAGGCTGAAGTCGCGCCAGCGTTTCTGGATCGTTTGAATCCGCCAGTCGTTCGACCGCCTGGCGTCTGATCTGTGGCTGCGCACTGTTCAGTTGCAGGTTTGCCAGCACAAGGGCAAGCTGGGACTTCACCTGCGCATCCGGCTCCTGCTCCAGCCTTTGCAGCAGAAACGGCAACATGGCAGGCTGTGCTTCACGCTGTAAAATGTGTACGGCGGCAGTCCTTTCCGTGACGCTGTCACTTAACAGTTGATGTACCGCCAGCGTCCCGGCAACCAGATTACGCAGACGGTTGGTGAAGCGGACTTTTTTTAACTCGCCAGAAGGATGGCTCGCCGCGCCCAGCGGTTGCACTGCAGCCCCGTTCATCGTGAAGGCGTTTTTTGCCGCGTCGGTGAGCACATTTTCGCGCCCCAACGCATTCAATAACGGTAAACGTTGAAGCTCAGGGTTAACGGCCCAGCGCTCCAGTAAAGCGGCCTGTTGCGTACGGCTGGCCGCAGTAAACGTATCGGCATCGGTTGCCTGCGCTATCCACGGCAAAAGCCACGTCAGCAACAACACGCCACGAATAAAGCACATGGCTTTCATGATAGCGTTCTCCAGAACAGCGCCCTCCCGGCGGAGGGCGAGAGATTAATTACTGGCGGTTTTGACAGGCTGCTCAGATTTCTTATCATTCCCGGCGATATACGGACTCCAGGGTTGCGCACGGACAGGCGCATCGGTCTGCCACACGACGTTAAACTGGCCATTCCCCTCTATCTCGCCAATCATTACGGGCTTATGCAGGTGGTGGTTGGTGGCGTCCATGGTCAGCGTAAAGCCGGACGGTGCGACGAAAGATTGCCCTGCCATTGCCGCACGGACTTTATCCACATCGGTGGTTCCCGCTTTTTCTACCGCCTGCGCCCACATATGCAGGCCAACATAAGTTGCCTCCATAGGATCGTTTGTCACGACCGAGTCGGCATTCGGCAGTTTGTGCGCTTTGGCATACGCCCGGTAATCGGCAACAAACTTCTGGTTGGTCGCATTATCAACCGACTCGAAGTAGTTCCAGGCCGCCAGGTTACCCACCAGCGGTTTGGTATCAATTCCGCGCAACTCCTCTTCACCGACAGAAAACGCCACGACAGGCACATCCGTTGCTTTCAGCCCCTGGTTGGCCAGTTCTTTGTAAAACGGAACGTTAGAATCACCATTAATGGTCGAGACCACCGCCGTTTTTCCGCCTGCAGAGAATTTTTTAATACTGGCGACAATCGTCTGGTAATCGCTGTGTCCGAACGGGGTATAAACTTCTTCGATGTCTTTGTCTGCGACTCCCTTAGAATGCAAAAAGGCACGCAAGATTTTGTTGGTTGTGCGGGGATAAACATAATCGGTGCCAAGCAGGAAGAAACGTTTGGCGCTGCCGCCGTCCTCGCTCATCAGATACTCAACGGCCGGGATCGCCTGCTGGTTTGGTGCCGCCCCGGTATAAAAGACATTCGGTGACATCTCTTCACCCTCGTATTGCACGGGGTAGAACAGTAATCCGTTTAACTCTTCAAACACCGGCAGGACTGATTTACGCGAGACCGATGTCCAACAGCCAAAGACCACCGCCACCTTATCCTGACTCAGCAACTGCCGTGCTTTTTCAGCGAACAACGGCCAGTTCGAAGCCGGATCAACAACAACGGGCTCCAGTTTCTTCCCCAGGACACCACCTTTCGCGTTAATTTCATCGATGGTCATTAACGCCACATCTTTAAGAGGGGTTTCAGAAATAGCCATCGTCCCGGATAGCGAATGCATAATCCCAACCTTAATCGTGTCGGCTGCCTGAACGTTAAAACTCAGCCCCATTGCCACAACGGAGGCAGAAAGTGCAAAAGCTTTGAGTAATGTACGACGCTGCATAGTTTCACTCCTGAAATAGACTTGCCGAAAGCTCCGGTCAGCAGGGCTGACAAAAACGGTGCAAATTAAGGTGTTCAGAAGTGATTAGGCAAAAAGGATGCCAGATATTAAAAGGCTATATAAAATCAACCGATTAGAAATCGGACCGCGATATTCAGGACAAAGCAAGGCGCAAAAACAGTGTTACAAGAAAAATTGACCCACAATGAATCATGAATTGCATTATAAACGTGCAACATCCGCTGCCCCGCTTAATCATTCCGGTGCTTTATCACAGGATAAAATCACGTTTTTGCATTTCGATCGAGGTGATTTTCGTCACTATTACGCATTATTCTCGACGCAAAAATGCAAAGCCTTACCTTTCAGACAAAATAATCACACAGTTCAGTCTTTGTTTAAGTTTGAATTGCTACTATAGTGCTTAACGAGGTGAAATTTAATCAAGAGAGGAAACTCACAGAGAAAGGAGCATTTACTATGTTAGGTAACATGAATATTTTTATGGCAGTTCTGGGAATTATTTTGTTTTCCGGTTTTCTGGCCGCCTACTTTAGCCACCGATGGGATGATTGATGAACGACGATAGTCCTGCACCGAACCGGCCCCTTGCTGCATAACCGCACAAGGGGCCATTTTTTTACCCGTCCACTTTCGCTGCTCATTTCCCGAATTACAGGTAAAAAAAACCGCCGGATGAACCAGCGGTAAATGCTTGCATGGATAGATTTGTGTTTTGCTTTATACGTCACCAGGCAATTCCCTGCGAGATAACGGATAGTTAACTACCTTACCATCAACAACCCCAACGAAAGTTAAACGAAACGACACCAGGCCTTAACCGACGACTTCGGCGCTCATGCTCTGACGCGCAGCGTCATTTGATCGTTGGTCTCAATCAGCGTAATTTTCTGCTGCTCATCCATAAACATACAGCGATTTCGACCTGTCTGTTTCCCTTCATACATTGCTCTGTCAGCCCGGCCGATCACCACATCCAACGTTTCTCCCGGCTGCGCACGCGTGATACCCGCAGTTACCGTAATGTTCAGTTCGCCATCCGGGTACGGAATTTTTTTTCGACCAATCAGATGGCAAAGACGCAATCCCGCCCGGCATGCCTGATCATCCGTCTTTGTTCGGATAAGGATAATAAACTCTTCACCACCGTAGCGGTACGCCACCTCATCATGGCGTGTCCATGCTAATAAATTCGATGCCAGATTTCGCAAAACAACATCACCGACCAGATGGCCGTAAGTGTCATTCACATATTTAAAACGATCGATATCCAGCAATAAAATATATAAATTTAGCGGTTCGGCTTCACGCAACTGCTGATCAAAGGATTCATCCAGCATTCTTCTGCCAGGTAACCCCGTTAATATATCGATGTTACTGCGTATATTCAGCAAATAGAGTTTGTAATCCATTACAGATGAGGTGAATTCCAGTAATGCGTCCTGGAAACTATCGAAGTGCCATGCCTGACTGCGATTATCAACGATTGCCGCCAGCAGTTCTTTTCCTAATACATGCATTTTTTCATGTGCTGTATTTATCTTACTCAGGTAGCTCGCATCCTCGTTGCCTTCTACCGGTTGGTGATTGAGCCATTGCCCAAACTGACAGACAAAGTGCGCGTTATCACCCATAATATCCGGCTGAGTAACATCTGACGACACAACGCAGCGGAACATTTTCACTAACCATTTGTAATGGGCATCAACCGACTTATTCAACTCTAACAACACTGCATCTATTTCAGTGGTTTTTCTGATCATCACGATTCCCTTCTCTGTGTGAACATTTCAACGTAGGCTATTTTAACGACAAAAAAGAAAACTTATGTAAATTTATTAATAGTAGTTAATAAGTTAAGAATTATCCCATTGAAGGAGTGATGACATCTTTCGCTTCTGAGAAACCGAATTATAAATATCACATCTCTCCTTTAAGGTAATGGATGACACAAGGTACGATCATCAGGAATATATCGCGTCAGGTATATCCCTGTTTGCCGTTAGTCAGGTCGTTGAACAGATAACAAGACTTTCTTCCGCACTTGCATTTTTATTGTACGAATATGAACCAACGCGCATTTTCCTCTCCTGGCCAGGCATAGTGTATGTACGCTTCCCTGGAGGACATGATCATGAAAAAACTATTAATATGTTGTCTGTTTGGAAACACAGCGAACGCTCTGGCTAAAAAAATGCAGAAAATAGCGAATTCGCAGCAACAGCAAATGATTTTCAGCGCCGTAGGGCTGGATAATTTTGCCAGTGTTGCTCCTGCATTCGACTGTTTTCTGGTGGCGCCACATATCCAGTATAAACTCGATGAGCTTAAGGCCATTGTCGGCGAATCACGCCCCATCGCTGTCATAGAAAGCCTGCCCTATGCATCATTGGATGGAGAAAGCGTATTGAATTTTGTTCTTGCGCATATGCCAGAGATGGTCGAGTAAATTAAGGCTTACCCCACTACCGCAAATCCGCTCAGCTCACGAGCAGGTAAAAAAGCCGGGCATGACACCCGGCTTTGTTTTCTGGCTGAAAAAGACTTACGCGCTTAACCCGCGATGCGCCAGCATCGGTTCCATGCGCGGATCGCGCCCACTCCATTGGCGAAACAGTTCCGCTAAATCAGTGCCATTTCCTCGGGATAGAATAGCCTCGCGGAATTTTTGCCCGTTTTCGCGACTCAATCCCCCTTGCTCGACGAACCATTGATAGCCATCGTCTGCCAGCATTTGTGTCCATAAATAAGCGTAATATCCCGCCGCGTAGCCACCGCCAAAAATATGCGCAAAATAACTGCTACGATAACGCGGTGGAACAGCCTGAAGGTGGAGCCCTTCCGCTGACAGCGCCTGTAGTTCAAACGCATCAACAGACAAAGAGGATTCACTCTGCAAACTGTGCCAACGCATATCCAGTAACGCAGCGCTCAGTAACTCAGTCATGTCATAGCCTTTGTTAAACAGACTGGCTCGTTGCATCTTTTCACGCAGCGCCTGAGGCATGGGTTCACCAGTTTCCACATGCCGCGCGAAACGCGCAAAGACGTGCGGATGACTCGCCCAGTGTTCATTAATCTGCGACGGGAACTCAACGAAATCGCGCGGGGTATTTGTCCCTGACAATGTCGCATACCGTTGTGTGGCAAACAGGCCGTGTAATGTGTGCCCAAACTCATGGAATAAGGTGATGACATCATCCCACAGGAGTAAGGCAGGTTGACCCTTCGCAGGTTTTTGATAGTTACACACGTTGTAAATAACAGGCAGGGTCTCATTAAGCAGCGATTGCTCAACAAAGTTCCCCATCCAGGCCCCGCCGCTTTTTGATTCCCGGGCAAAGAAATCACCGTAGAAAAGCGCCAGTCCTACGCCGTCATGATCGAATATTTCCCATACCCGCACATCCGGGTGATACACAGGAATGTCGAAACGCTCAATAAATTTGATGCCAAACAACTGGTTTGCCGTCCAGAAAACACCGTCATTCAGTACCGTATCCAACGCAAAATAGGGTTTGAGTTGCGCCTCATCAAGGGCATATTTATCGCGACGTACCTGCTCAGCATAAAAAGCCCAATCCCAGGCCTGAGCGGTAAATCCCCCCTGTTCTTCATCAATGACGTGCTGTATTTCAGCCTGTTCATCCAGGACCCGCTGGCGTGCGGCCGGCACGATAGCCCGCATAAAAGTGAGCGCCGCTTCCGGCGTTTTAGCCATCTGGTCGGCAATTTTCCAGGCGGCGTAATCGCTAAATCCCAGTAACGTTGCCTGCTGGGTGCGAATGTTTACCAGTCGATGAATAATGGCGCGGGTATCATTCGCATCGTCTTTTTCAGCCCGTGTCCATGCGCAGGTAAACAGTTTTTCACGGGTTTGACGATCGCGTAATACGGCAAGTGCAGGTTGTTGGGTTGTGTTCAATAGCGGGATAACCCAATGTGCTTGAAGCCCTTTCTCCCTCGCGACATCCGCAGCAACGGCAATCTCCTCTGCGCTGAGTCCTTCCAGCTGTCTGACATCATCCACCACCAACGCACCTGATTTGTTCGCGGCCAACAGCCGTTGATTAAACTGACTGGTCAGGGTCGCGGACTCAGTGTTGAGCGCTTTCAGGCGCGCTTTATCCGCCTCATTAAGGCGTGCGCCTGAAAGGACAAAACGCTGGTGGATAACCTCCAACAGACGTAATGATTCGCCATCCAGACCCAGCGCGTTACGTCGTTGCCAGACGTCATCAACACGCGCAAAAAGCGCACTGTTGAGATAGATATCATTCGATAAGGCCGCCAGTTCAGCGGAGAACGCCTCATCCAGTTGCTGTAAGACATCATTGGTATGCGCCGCCGTCATCGCAAAAAATACGCTGGTGACGCGCGTTAACATTGCCCCACTTTGTTCCAGGGCCAACAAGGTATTGGCAAAATCAGGGGCTTGCGGATTTTGCACAATCGCGTCTATTTCGGCGCGTTTTTGCCGCACAGCCTCATCAAATGCGGGACGGTAATGCTCCTCTTTAATTTGATCAAATGGCGGAGCCTGATAAGGCAACGTGCTGTGGCGCCAGAAAGGATTCGTTAATGACATCTTTCACTCCTGAAAACGATTTGTTTCTTAGAGTAGGCCTCCCGGAAATCGACCGCAATCTCATTAAGCAGGATTACCCCTGAACAGGCATGACGTGCTATGGTAGTACGACGTAAAAAGCGTTGAGGAACAGTGAGATGATCGTTTTAGTGACCGGAGCAACCGCAGGTTTTGGTGAATGCATTACGCGTCGTTTTATTGAGAATGGGCATAAAGTTATTGCCACCGGACGCCGTCAGGAGCGCCTGCAGGAACTGAAAGATGAGTTGGGCGACCGTGTTTATACCGCGCAACTTGACGTACGTAACCGCGCGTCTATTGAAGAGATGCTCGCGGCTTTACCCGCTGAATGGCGAAATATTGATGTTCTTGTCAATAACGCCGGTCTGGCGCTGGGAATGGAACCCGCTCATAAGGCCAACGTTGACGACTGGGAAACCATGATCGATACCAACAACAAAGGTCTGATTTATATGACCCGTGCCGTACTGCCTGGCATGGTGGAACGTAATCGCGGTCATATAATCAATATCGGATCTACTGCCGGTAGCTGGCCATACGCTGGGGGCAACGTTTACGGCGCAACCAAAGCATTTGTTCGCCAGTTTAGCCTGAACTTACGTACGGATTTACACGGAACAGCGGTACGCGTTACCGATATTGAACCGGGACTGGTTGGCGGCACAGAGTTTTCTAATGTGCGTTTCAAAGGCGATGATGATAAAGCTGGCAAAACCTACGAAAACACCACTGCGCTGACACCAGAAGATGTCACTGAAGCGGTTTGGTGGGTGGCTTCACTGCCTGAGCATGTCAACATTAACACCCTCGAAATGATGCCTGTCACACAGTCTTTTGCAGGCCTTAGCGTCCACCGGCGTTAATTTGTATACCCGGCCTCGTGCCGGGTATAGCTCGCAGAAAATAAGTGATAAAATGGTCGGGTTAACTCTCTAAAAAGTAAGAATGAATGACCGCAGAAACGCAGCTCAATCCAACACAGCCAGTAAATCAGCAGATTTACCGCATTCTTCGACGCGACATCGTGCAGTGCCTGATTGCGCCCGGTACGCCGCTTTCGGAGAAAGAGGTTTCCGTTCGCTTTGATGTGTCGCGCCAGCCGGTGCGGGAAGCATTCATCAAACTGGCCGAGAACGGTCTGATTCAGATCCGTCCGCAGCGTGGCAGCTATGTGAATAAGATTTCGCTGTCACAGGTTAAAAATGGCTGTTTTGTTCGACAAGCGATTGAGTGCGCCGTTGCCCGCCGCGCGGCAGCGATGATCACAGACAAACAGTGTTATCAGCTCGAACAAAATCTGCATCAGCAACGCATCGCTAT is a window of Citrobacter sp. Marseille-Q6884 DNA encoding:
- a CDS encoding GntR family transcriptional regulator, with protein sequence MTAETQLNPTQPVNQQIYRILRRDIVQCLIAPGTPLSEKEVSVRFDVSRQPVREAFIKLAENGLIQIRPQRGSYVNKISLSQVKNGCFVRQAIECAVARRAAAMITDKQCYQLEQNLHQQRIAIDRKQLNDFFLLDDEFHQKLAVIAECQLAWDTVENIKATIDRVRYMSLDHVSPPEMLLRQHHDIFTALEKHDGDAVERAMMLHLQEISESVQLIRQENSDWFSEE
- the ydfG gene encoding bifunctional NADP-dependent 3-hydroxy acid dehydrogenase/3-hydroxypropionate dehydrogenase YdfG, whose protein sequence is MIVLVTGATAGFGECITRRFIENGHKVIATGRRQERLQELKDELGDRVYTAQLDVRNRASIEEMLAALPAEWRNIDVLVNNAGLALGMEPAHKANVDDWETMIDTNNKGLIYMTRAVLPGMVERNRGHIINIGSTAGSWPYAGGNVYGATKAFVRQFSLNLRTDLHGTAVRVTDIEPGLVGGTEFSNVRFKGDDDKAGKTYENTTALTPEDVTEAVWWVASLPEHVNINTLEMMPVTQSFAGLSVHRR